The Sulfurimonas sp. HSL3-2 genome segment GTTATTGATCTGGCCGCGGAAGTCGAGTTTGATCTGGCAGACGAGGTGGAAAAGATCTTTGATACTCATTTTGACTATGATGAGTTTGAAAAGTTAAAAGCCTCTCTTAAAGAAGCACAGACACTGCTCATTATCGGAGACAATGTCGGTGAACACATCTTTGACTATCTCTTCATACAAACACTTAAAGAGCTTTATCCGCTATTATATATCTCCTACATGGTAAGAGGAAATCCGATCATCAACGACGTGACGATGAAAGAGGCGGAGGAAGCCGGTTTTGACAAGCTGTGTAATCTCGTCGACAGCGGTGTGAACACTCCCGGATTTACTTATGACAGAGCAAATGAAGAGTCACAAAAACTTTTTGATTCAGCTGATCTGGTCATCACTAAAGGGATGGGAAACTACGAGTGTTTAAGTCCTGCCAGAAGGACAAATATGGCATATCTTTTAAAAGTAAAATGCAGTGTCGTAGCTTCTTCTCTTGGAAAGAATATCGGCGATATCGTCTGCAAGATGATCTAAAGAAGAATCATCTTACATGTAAGGCTTTTTCAAAGGAAAGCTTTATAGATTATCACAGCAAAGCAAGCAGTTCTTCAAGAGGTCTTGTCTTTTTATGCTGCGTATCTAGTATTATCTGAGCCAATTCATTGGCATTGATGGGAACTGTTTTCTTGTCATTGTCCAGACTGTTCTGCATCTCTTCAAGTAGTTTTTTCTTAAAATCTGCTACCAGTTTTTCTATCTTGTTCATATTCTCAGGAGAATCTCCAAGCTCTTTGATCAGCTTATCTTTATACTCTTGGGCCTGTTTCTCGATTTTTTCCGTATTGAGATCAGCTAAGAATTGTGCGGCACCTTTTGTGTGCAGGTCTTTTAAGAACTTCGATACATCACTTGATTGCTCATTACTATTATCAGCCTGTAGTTTTTCTCCTTTATATGCAGCGTTAAAAGCATTCCAAAAAGCTGTGATGCTTGCTTTGGCTTCATCGGAGGTATACGCACCGTTTGTCGGATTTAAATGATTTTGCACCTGTGTACTTAAGTATTCATAATCCATCTTAACGGGGGTGTAGGGTTTGTTGTTTATTACGGAGTTCAGACGTGCAGTATCAAAGGTGAGTATCATAGCCGTCATCTTGTCTTTGTCACTGAGCGAGTTCATCGCACTTATATAGGCATCTTTGACATCTTGAGGCATATTTATTGGAACTGCCAGCATTCGTTTGGCCGCTCCGACCTCTGCCGTTCCGTCATTGTTGAAATCAAACTGCTGGTTGTCATGCATAAGAAGGTTGTATGCACCTTCGTTACTTAGAGAGTTTATATCGATCTTGTCTGCTAGACCCGAGTATTTTTGCAGAGTAGTCAGTTCAGCAGGTGAGAGGCTATGCAAAAACTCTTTGGCATTGGAAAGTTTTATATCTGCCTCTTGTGCTTTGTTGAAGATGACTTCAAACTTTTGGGCATAAGGAGCTTGGTACTCTTTACGTCCATTGGACAGCTGATAGTTTTGCATCGTTTGCAAGTAGTTTTGATAAGTCGTTCCCGTCTCCATAATAACTCCTTTTCATAATAAAAAACAAGCAAAAAAGATTCCAAAAAAGTTTTCTATATAAAGGGCATTTTCTAAAATATAAGCCTTTTTGGCTATAATTACGCAATTTATTTTAGAGGCTGTTATGATTACTTTTAGCGAGATGTTACTAAAACTACAAGAGTTCTGGATGAAAGAGGGATGTAATATCGTTCAACCTTACGATATTCCCGCTGGTGCAGGGACATTCCATCCTGCTACATTTTTGCGTTCACTCGATTCTACTCCATGGTCTGTCGCGTATGTCGCGCCTTCACGCCGTCCGACAGACGGTCGTTACGGAGAGAACCCGAACCGTCTTGGAAGTTACTATCAGTTTCAAGTTCTTATAAAACCAAGCCCTAAAAATATCCAAGAGCTGTACCTCAAAAGTCTGGAGTTCTTAGGCCTGAACGTAGCAGAACATGATATCCGTTTTGTCGAAGACAACTGGGAATCTCCGACACTCGGTGCATGGGGTCTTGGCTGGGAAGTATGGCTAAACGGTATGGAAGTCACTCAGTTCACATACTTTCAACAAGTCGGCGGTGTGGCATGTGACCCTGTCGCTGTCGAGATAACTTACGGGACTGAGCGTCTTGCGATGTACCTTCAGGGCGTAGATACTGTGTTTGACATCGTTTGGAACGAGAACGAATACGGTAAGACACTTTACCGCGACATTCATAAAGAGGGTGAGATAGAGTTTAGTAAATACAACTTTGAAGTAGCAGACACTGCGATGCTTTTTGCAGAGTTTGAAGCAAAATCAGATGAGTGTAAACGTGCACTTGATGCAGGGCTTCCTCTTCCTGCATATGACCTTTGTATGGCAGCTTCACATACGTTTAACACGCTAGATGCGAGAAAAGCGATCAGCCAGGCAGAGCGTCAAAACTACATCCTAAAGATCCGTGAACTTTCACGCGGATGTGCTCAAGCTTACAAAGACCAAGAGCAAGAACGCATAGCCAGAGTCAAAGCGTAAACCTCTTAGTTACATAAGCTTTTTGCAAACAGTTTCTGACCGAACATCAGTTCGGTTATCTCTCCGCTGTTTTGTCTTATCTTGATGCTCATTCTCGTACTACTTCCATCCTGAAATCGAAATACAACACTGTTCCCTTCGATAGTATATGTTCCTGATTGGCTTGGATTACCTCCTTGGCTATATGCATTACCGGCGCTAGAACTAAATGAACTCTCTGAGCTGAGTGAAAAGTTATTTCCGTTAAAATAGACCCGTTTACTGCTTGAATAGCTGCTTCCGCTGTAACTGCTTGATGACCCGCTCCATGAGCAAAGAGGTCCTATTATAAAAGAGCCGCCGGTATGTGAAGAAGTTTTAGCTTTTTTAGGACTATGCACGATCTTACGACACACTATCTGTGTCATATCGGGAAAGATGATAGTAAGGCTCTTTTTCTTAAAAGTATAAGGATAATCCTCTTCGATACCATAGTCGTTTGGTATCTTTATGATGCCTTTTGTCGTACGGTAGTTCATCTGTTCCCTGTCATATTCAAGCAGGTTCTTACTTAAGAACTTTAAAGATGAACGATTACCGTAGTTATCGTTACACTGCCATGCTCCTGAAAGTTTATTTGTATCCGCATACAGCAGAGTAGAGAATAAATACAGAGCTAAAACTATGATAATGTTTTTGTTAAGATATCTGTTCATATGAATCTCCTTGATAATTAATAATACACCTTTTTAAATGAATGTAAACTTTTAAAAAGAGCTGGGTATATCGATCGATTAATACTCGTTTTGTTATAATCCTTTATCATAAATAATTGAAAAGATTATTGAGAGGAACTCCTGATACATTGATCGCAAAAGCTCAAAACGCTCTTTTAAAATGGTATGAAAAATATGGAAGACATGAACTTCCATGGCGTAATACCGATGATGTGTATCATATCTATGTCAGTGAGATAATGCTTCAGCAGACTCAGGTCAAACGGGTGATGGAGGAGTACTATCCTCAGTTTTTACAAAAGTTCCCTACCTTGAAAGCCCTCGGCAGTGCAAAAGAGGAAGAAGTCCTCGCAGCTTGGAGCGGGCTTGGGTACTACTCCCGCGCAAGAAACCTGCATGCGACTGCAAAACTTTGTCCGACTACACTGCCAAAGACACAAAAAGAACTTGTTAGACTTCCGGGCATAGGACGTTACACGGCAAGTGCGATACAGAGCTTTGCATACCATCAAAGAGTGGGAGTGGTAGATACAAATATTGCACGCGTGATCAAGCGTTTTTTTGCCCATTACAAGCAAAGTGATGATATTATTTGGAAAAGCGCCGAAGAGTTTGTTAATCCCGTGTATCCGACTCTACACAATCAAGCCTTGATGGACTTGGGTTCGCTTGTGTGTCTGCCGACAAATCCGAAGTGCACGGAGTGTCCTTTAAACCTTACATGTAAAGGTAAAGAGGAAGCGGAGTTTTACACTCAAAAGCAGAAAAAAGTGTATGAAGAACTTGAACTGTTTTACGGCATAGCGCTAAAAGAGGGCAATATCGCTTTAATAGTTTCCAAGGGTCCGATGTATAAAGGTCTTCTTGAACTGCCTGCCGTAGATCCGGTTGATGAGGATTATATCGCCGAGTTCAAGCACTCCTACACAAAGTACAGGATCACCGTAAAGATATACAGACTCCATGAGCCAAAGAGTGATGTGCAATGGATCTCTTTGGAAGACGCTAACAACGCACATATCTCTTCGCTTACAAGAAAAGCGCTTAGACATTTAAGAGGATAAAAATGACACTTATCGGACAGATCGACAATATCCTTTTTGAAGATGACGGCTTTTTCATCGCACGCCTAAAAAGCGGCGATAAGGTGAGCGGGACCTATTACGAGAGTGATGTCTCTCACCTAAAGGGTGCCGCCATAACTCTAAAAGGGTACTGGGAAGAGCATAAAAAGTACGGTAAGACTTTCAAGTTCGAGTCCCTGCGTGTCAATCAAAATGAACTCTTTTTCTTCTTAAACCGTATAGTAAAAGGGTTTACAAAAAAACTCTCAGCCGAACTTATCGAGAAGTTCGGAGAGGAGGGCTTAGTCGATATCTTAGATAACGACATCGAGCGACTCTTAGAGTTTAGCGGTATCAAAGAGAAGCGCCTTAAAAAGATCCAGGACTCTTGGAAGAAGTTTCGTTCTATGCGCTCTTTAGGAGAGTTCTTAAGTCCTTACGATGTAAGTCCCGTACTTCTTACGACCATCGCGACGGCTATGAAAGATGTCCAAGAACCTTCAAAACGTATCAAAGAAAATCCTTACATACTTACAAGCATCAGTGGTATCGGCTTTAAGCGTGCAGATGAGCTTGCTCTTAAAATGGGCGTAGAAAAAGAGGCAGATAACCGCATAAGCGCTGCTATGGACTATGCACTTTTAAACTACTGCGAACAGCAGGGCAACAGCTGTGTGGAAAAAAAGGTACTTTTTGCTTTGCTCGATGAGCTGTTGGAGTTTCATAACAGGGATGCACTGTACGAGGCTGCCCTTATCGAGCGCGTGGGTGAGCAGAGTATCGTACTTATGAAAAATGACAGAGTCTCGCCTGCAAGACTTTACGATGCCGAGAAGTTTTTGTATGATGATTTTACTTCTCGTGCCAAAGCGGATCTCGGTGTTTTAAAAGCCGACTTGGACGAGTTCTTGGCAAAGAGCGATCTGCAGCTGGGCGAGCAGCAAAAAGAGGCGGTACAGATCATCAACCAAGGTGCGGGGATACTTTTCCTGGTAGGTTACGCGGGAACGGGTAAAAGTACGACATCAAGAACGATACTAAACCTTTTAAACACTCGTTACAGCGAGATCATGACGTGTGCTCTCAGCGGTATAGCTTCCCAGCGCATCGCCGATACGACAGGCTATGAGAGTGCGACGATCCAGTCGCTTTTGGTGAAGTTTGAAGACAGAGATGAGTTCCCATACTCCGTACTGCTCATAGATGAAGCGTCGATGATAAACTCTACCTTGTTTGCCAGACTTGTCTCAAAAGTGAGAAAAGAGTGTGTGCTTATCATCGTCGGCGATGATGCACAGCTCCCGCCGATCGGTGCAGGCAATGTCCTAAGTGATGCGCTGACACTCGGTATCGCTCCGATAGTCAAACTGACGAAAATATACCGTCAGAGTGAAGAGCAGGCGATCACACTCATAGCAAACGATATACGTCAGGCGATAGTCCCTTCTTACAGTCAAAAATATGACGACTTCGAGTTCATCGATGTCTCCATACCAAACTATTATGCTCAAAAGAACTCTCTCTCGCAAGCTGAGTTTTCAAACCTTCGGGAGCAAAACTCCAGTGACATTCTCGCGACCATCATGCATGAGGTCGTAAAGGTGATAGAAAAAGCCAGACTCAGGCTTACAAACAAAGAGATAAGCTCTTATCTGAACTACTTTCAGGTCATCACTCCTATGAAAGGCGGAACTCTGGGAACCGATAATCTCAACAAAGTCCTGCAGGAGTATTTCAACCCGAACCCTAAAAAGTTTGTCAAACGCGGGGGCGTAGAGTTCCGTCTAATGGACAAGGTCGTGCATACAAAAAATGAGAACATGACCTCATGGAGTGCCGAAGGGTTTAAAGACAAAGAGGACTCAAATGAGAGAAGAGTCTTTAACGGGATGAGCGGACTGCTGTTTCGTATAGACGAAGATGAGGAGCAGGTCTTTGTCTACTATCCCAACGAAGATATGGTGGTACAGTATGAGTATGAACAGCTAAAAAGCCATCTGATGCTCTCATATGCGCTGACCATCCACAAAGTGCAGGGGATGGAGTATGACATCGTAGTGATGCCTATAACCTTCTCTCACTACATCATGCATAATACAAAGCTTATCTACACGGCGATCACAAGAGCAAAGCACAGATGTATCCTAGTAGGAGAGAGCGGCGCATTTGAGTCTGCGTGTAGAAGGGTAGACGTCACTAAGCGAGATACTGTACTTTTAGAGTTATAAATGTTAAAATTCCACTCTCTTTTTTACCTCTCTATCGCTTAACAGGATAAAGCAGTCCCCTCCTAAGGGATAGCTCCAGGTTCGAGTCCTGGTGGGGAGACCACCTATTTTAGGCTATCACAGCCTTTTTCGATTTTCTCTTAGTGGCTTCTTTGATCATATTTCTTGTGGTATTGTTAAATAAGGATGTATCAAATATATTATGCTCTTTGCTGAGATGCAGCGTTGATACTTGAACGCGTATATGTATATGACACTAAGGAACCGATGAAGAATAAGACGATAGTAGCGGTCACAGTAGTGGCTAAAACAGATATAGTATCAAAGAGAGTGGCATAGGGTGTGAAATAATGCAAAATTGCTAAAGTGATAGTAAATACCGCAGTAAAGAATGCTGTCAAAGAGGAAGATGTTTTAAGGTATAAAACCGAAGTCTCGTGAGCAAAGTTGGCACTGAATTGTTCGAGGTTCATGGTAAACTCCAAATAAAATAGATTGTTGATGAAAAATATATCCTCACAACATTACGATAGAGTTACACTGCCTACTTCTACTTTATAGAACTCTTTTAGTGATTAATTATAATGAAGTTCTTTACTGAAATGTAATCCTGCAAGATTTTTGTTAGCAGAGGGAGAATTAAGGCGGATGATCTCCTTTGAAGTACATTCCGGACACACTTTTTCCGTCTTTATCATTCTATAAATAGAATAACCCAAAGCAAGTAAGAAACTTATACCAAAAGTGAAGAGAGCAGATAATAAGGCTGCTTCCCATATGGCAAGTTCAAGTGTAGATGAACCCGGTGCTTTTTTCTCTGGAATAACCATAGAGTTACATGCTGTACAAATGTGTGTAGTTTTGCTTGCCATAAATTTCTCCTTATCGGATGTGATAAAATTTATTGTAATATTATTTAACTATAGTAATTCTTAAAATTGTGATAAATAAGTGTCTTGATACATTTTTTTCTTAATTATGTCGTTTTTATTTATAAAAATGATGATAATATTTTTATATCAAAGAGTGATATAATGTAAAAGAGAAGGAGTAGACAGATGAAAGATATAAATAAATTATTAGAAGAGAACAGTTTGTCGTATTTTCAGTTCGATGAAGAAAATAGCAGGTTAGTCTATACTCATGAAGTAGGGACTTCTCAGCACAGAGATGATTTTCACAGATTGATCCAGCTTTTAAAAGAGAATGGAATTAAGCACGATGATATCGGTATGGATCTGATACTCATAGAAAAAGATTAACTTTTTATTTTGGAACTTCCTATTCATTTAAAATCTAATGCTAAACTTCCAGCAGATGTTTTATGCACAATTGTGAAGGATATAGTATGAAAAAAGCGTTGTTATGGGTTTTTGGTATAGCTATTGCGATACAGTTTATCAGACCTGATTTTAAAAATCCGAAAGTCGATGAGACAGTAGCATTGAATGCAGATACAAAAGTTATGAGCGTACTGAAGACATCATGTTATGACTGCCACTCCAATGAGACAAAGTATCCTTGGTATCATAATGTCGCTCCGGTCTCATGGATGATGTCGAGTAATATCAATGACGGACGCAAGGCTCTTGACTTTTCAAACTGGGCAAATATAGATGCAAAAGTGAAACTAGAACGCCTTAAGCGTGCAAAGCAGCTTGTCAATAATGAACTGATGCCAAAAAGTGAGTATCTCTTGATGCACAAAGATGCCGATCTGGATAAAGAGAAAAAAGAGACACTTGAACAATTCTTCGATCTACAGATCAAAAAACTCTATAAATCATAAAATAATCTTATATCGTAATATTCGATATTTACCTTGCTAAAGCTTATGGAATGTTACATAAAGTATCATTCTATAAGAAAAATAAATTTTTTCTGAATTTAATCATTCTGCATTAAAATTATAAGATTTGCTTTAAGATACATGTTTTTAGGGCTACTCCAGATAAAAAGCTTAAAATTTATACAATCCACCTTGTTTTTAACAATTAATAATATTATATTTTATGATATTATAATATCGATTTCATGGAAGGATGTGTTATGGAAGAGTATATTCTAAAAAGTGATGACTTTTTGGTATCGCAAACCGATGAAAAAGGCATCATTCTATTTGCAAATGATGATTTTTGTAAGATAGCCGGTTATAGTATTGATGAACTGGTCGGAAAAAATCATAATATTGTCAGGCATCCAGATATGCCCAAAGCGGCGTTTCAAGGTCTTTGGGACACGGTTAAAACTGGACAAGTATGGCATGGATATGTAAAAAATAAGACAAAAAGCGGCGGGCATTACTGGGTTTATGCAACAGTGTACCCTATGTATGATGAAGTAAGGCGTGCAAAGACATACTTATCGTGTAGAAGAAAGCCGTCACAAAAAGAGATCGAAGATGCACAAAATCTATATGCAACTTTGAGATAGGGTAAACAGGAATGAGTAAAACACAGAAGAATGTAGTATTGGGCATTGCGTTTGGTCTATTGATATTGTCTTTAGTATTTGTAGAATCTCTGCTGATTCACATAATTTTAGCAATAGCTGTCTTGGTTACAGTTGTATTTATACAAAATATGTCGACCTCCGGAGGGAAGTCGGATATACTGGAAAAACTGAATGATATAGATGAGCTTTTAGATTTTGAAAGAAACAGTGTTCATATTGATGAAGCAGCAAAAGATGAAGTTGAAAAAAGTCTCAATAAACTGCTTGTGAAGTATGAAAAGACTATTTTAGATGACACAAAAGTCGCAGGTGAAATGGTTCTTTTAGCGGATAAAGTCTCTAAAGGTCATTACTCTTGCCGTGTTGCAGCCGATACAAAAACGCCGTATGTTCATATCCTAAGAAATAGTATGAACAATATGCTGGACTCTGCGGAAAAAAATCTGGATAATGCAATAACAACACTTCAAAACTTTGCACACGGAGATTTTCAGGCGCGCAGTGATGTGAATGTTGAAGCAAAGATGGCTGAACTCTTGCAAAATATCAATAGTCTGGGACAGTCACTTGAAGATATGGAGTGTCAAAACAAGGATTCAAATAGCCAGATCATCGAGTCGGCAAACACATTGAACCATACGATAGAGAACATCACTAATACGACGATCGTAGACTTTAAAAATATGATCAACGATATTGTGGAAAGAATCCATAACGTATCACAAAAAGAGAACGAGATGGTCGGTAATCTTCAAGCATTGGTTCAAAATGCAAATGACACGAAAGTTATACTGCAGACTATCGGTGACATAGCAGAACAAACGAATCTTTTAGCCCTCAACGCTGCCATCGAAGCGGCACGTGCAGGTGAACACGGACGCGGATTCGCCGTTGTAGCAGATGAAGTAAGAAAACTTGCGGAACGCACGCAGAAAAGTCTTGCAGAGACTTCAGCGACGACAAACGTACTTATTCAGTCTATCTCAGACAGTTCTGATGCATTAAATAAAAATGCGGATGAGGTAAATGATATCTCTGATGATGTCAGTGCAGTCAGCAGTAAAATGGATGAGATCATAGATATGTTAAACAGCCTTACCAAATAGGCTGTTTGTTTTTTAGAGCATATGCCCCATCTCGTCACGTTTTACACCTAAGTAGCCTTCATTGTACTTATTCGGTTTGATGACGATAGGGATACGTTCTACTATCTCTACATTTTCTATCGAGTTTATCTTTGTCGGATTGTTTGTCAGAAGTCTTATCTTCTTAATTCCAAAATGGTTGAGTATAAAAGTCACCATCTCATACGTTCTCTCATCTGCGGCAAATCCAAGTTGATGATTCGCTTCTATCGTATTTAGTCCCTTATCTTGCAGAGCATAAGCATTTATCTTATTTAAAAGACCGATGTTACGCCCCTCTTGACGAAGATAGATCACCATACCGTTATGCTCTTCCGCCATCTTTAACGCTACTTCAAGCTGATCCCTGCAGTCGCATTTTAAACTGCCTATAGCATCACCTGTAAGACACTCCGAATGAACGCGGACGATGGGCGTCTCTTCAAGCGGTTCCTTATAGATGACAAGATGCTCTTTGTTCCCTTCTTTAAAAGCTTTTACTTTAAAGTTTCCAAAGCGGGATGGTAGATTTGCTACTTCTGATATGGTTATTTTCATTTATTTTAACTTTAAATAGATAGAATTAGATAAATATTTTCAAAATTATATCCAATAATGATAAAGGTACTATTATGTTTCAGCGTTTTCGTAGAACAAGATTAAATCCGCATCTTCGCAAATTAGTAAGAGAGACGACTGTCAGTGTCGACGATTTTATTTATCCGCTTTTCGCACGCTCAGGAGCAGGGATAAAGACTGAAGTGGCTTCTATGCCCGGTGTTTATCAGATGAGTATCGATGAGATAGTAAAAGAGTGTGCAGAACTAAAATCACTTGGTATCTACTCGATCATACTTTTCGGTATCCCGGATGTAAAAGACTCTATCGGTTCGGATGCGCTCAGTGAAAACGGCATCATCGCACAAGCGGTCCGTGCAGTAAAAGCGGCTCATCCGGATATGTTTGTCGTGACGGATCTTTGTTTTTGTGAATACACCGACCATGGACACTGCGGTATTATCGACCATGTTCATGAAACGGTGGACAATGACGCGACTTTAGAGATCTCTGCGACTCAGGTGCTTGTCCATGCAAAAGCGGGAGCAGATATGATAGCACCTTCAGGGATGATGGACGGTATCATAGAGACTCTTCGCAGTGCACTTGATGCTAACGGTTTTGAGAACCTGCCTATAATGAGCTACTCAACAAAGTTCGCAAGCGGATACTATGGACCTTTCCGTGATGTAGCTGAGTCGGTTCCATCTTTTGGAGACCGTTCGACGTATCAGATGGATCCTGCAAACAGACGTGAAGCGATCGCGGAAAGCATTGCAGATGAGATGCAGGGAGCAGACATACTTATGGTAAAACCTGCACTGGCGTACCTTGATATCATAAGAGATATAAAAGAAAATACTTCACTGCCACTTGCGGTTTATAATGTGAGCGGCGAATATGCGATGTTAAAATTCGCAGGTATGAATAATCTGATAGATTATGAGCGTGTCGTAATGGAAACTATGACAGCTTTTAAACGTGCCGGAGCGGATATAATCATCTCATATCATGCCAAAGAAGTAGCAAAGATGCTAAGAAACAGATAGACTTATCTTTATTAAAGTAAGTTATGAATAAAATATATCGTATTGATTGGTAATTAAAGGAAATATTTAGATGAAGCATTTTTTAACGCTCAGAGATTTTACAAAAGAAGAAATTTTAGAGATTATAGATCTTGGGCTGCAGATAAAAAAAGATCTGAAAAATGGAATCCATAAAGATTATATGCCTAAAAAGACATTGGCGATGATCTTTGAAAAAAGCTCGACAAGAACACGTGTCAGTTTTGAGACAGGGATATATCAGCTTGGAGGACACGGACTGTTTTTATCAAACCGTGATATCCATTTAGGGCGCGGTGAGCCTGTAAAAGATACGGCGCGCGTTATTTCAAGCATGTGTGACATGGTCATGATACGTACTTTTGAGCATTCAAAGATCGAAGAGTTTGCTTCTTATTCAAAAGTCCCTGTCATTAATGGATTGACAGACTCATACCATCCTGTACAGCTTTTAGCTGATTATATGACTATGATCGAGTACGGCGTCGCTGAAAATGCTGTCGTGGCTTATGTGGGTGACGGCAATAATATGACACACTCATGGTTGATGCTGGCAAGCAAGCTTGGTTTTGAACTTCGCATTGCAACACCAAAGGGCTACGAAGTCGACAGCAAAGTCCTTGAGGATGCATACGCTTTTGCTAAGCTAAGCGGAGCGAAGATATTTGTCACAAATGATCCTAAAGAAGCCGTAAAAGGTGCAAACGTCGTCACGACGGATACTTGGGCATCGATGGGACAAGAGGATGAAAAAGAGCAGAGAATA includes the following:
- the argF gene encoding ornithine carbamoyltransferase, producing MKHFLTLRDFTKEEILEIIDLGLQIKKDLKNGIHKDYMPKKTLAMIFEKSSTRTRVSFETGIYQLGGHGLFLSNRDIHLGRGEPVKDTARVISSMCDMVMIRTFEHSKIEEFASYSKVPVINGLTDSYHPVQLLADYMTMIEYGVAENAVVAYVGDGNNMTHSWLMLASKLGFELRIATPKGYEVDSKVLEDAYAFAKLSGAKIFVTNDPKEAVKGANVVTTDTWASMGQEDEKEQRIKDFAGYMVDDLMMCIADKNAKFLHCLPAYRGQEVSESVLEGHSDIVFDEAENRLHAQKGLMVWLDRQR